Proteins from a single region of Diorhabda sublineata isolate icDioSubl1.1 chromosome 2, icDioSubl1.1, whole genome shotgun sequence:
- the LOC130453169 gene encoding serine-rich adhesin for platelets-like, which produces MHFWIIYLNIVVLAIKDTSAINALESKTYLRNEITTKSEGTTDEKTTVPETTTKSETTTDAETPTHSQATTDGDTTTKSERTTEEENTTQSQGTTDSETTTKSEITTEAETTTRSRGTTDGETTTPSEKTTDEETTTYSQVTTDAETTTKSEGTTDAKSTTKSEGTTNAETTTISEQTTDEESTTKSEGTTDAETTTKSEGTTDAETKTNSEGTTYVESTTKSEGTTNTETTTISEQTTDEESTTKSEGTTDAETTTKSEGTTDTESTTKSEETTNAETTTISEQTTDEESTTKSEGTTDAETTTKSEETTNAETTTNSQLTIDEETTTNSERTTDTDSTSTSPRTMTITTPKPYSLGTDNITWHPTSTENIIIHTEDGYKIAATIEECEIEEYGFANFTTGKIGEAVLIAYYVTQHPAVLYNHNLLYAHFNGSSSSNFTVVFTRIGEPITTTTTEATTTTQFLPTPSVTDSYELVVHLTGLDPFEYRHLDVLIAFKEMIASMACEYCQNNNIELIDAITTNNVKIIGILQCTNGWPTCNPCVEVRFALPINMKENIFWNGYQLNSTHLQIMWERYSQKYLGMGIASCEQENINNWIKWNIVWISCITGLILLFLLILRYAFNKMAKNAARSNREFSDQTRISANEEKTYDIELTQHYLQDMPKLFDNAYSMYNPDVGVSNFGFDDFEPVHIESIVSDDEDDAEVSCA; this is translated from the exons ATGCATTTTTGGATCATATACTTGAATATAGTTGTGCTAG CAATCAAAGACACGAGTGCAATAAATGCTCTTGaatcaaaaacatatttaaGAAATGAAATTACCACAAAATCAGAGGGAACAACGGATGAAAAAACTACGGTTCCAGAAACCACAACAAAATCAGAGACAACTACTGACGCAGAAACCCCAACACATTCACAGGCAACCACTGATGGAGATACCACAACCAAATCAGAAAGAACAACAGAAGAAGAAAACACAACACAATCACAAGGAACCACTGATTCAGAAACCACAACAAAATCAGAGATAACTACCGAGGCAGAAACCACAACACGTTCACGGGGAACCACTGATGGAGAAACTACAACACCATCAGAGAAAACAACAGATGAAGAAACCACAACATACTCGCAAGTAACCACTGATGCTGAAACGACAACCAAATCAGAGGGAACCACTGATGCAAAAAGCACAACAAAATCAGAGGGAACCACAAATGCAGAAACGACAACAATATCTGAGCAAACAACAGATGAAGAAAGCACCACAAAATCAGAGGGAACTACTGATGCAGAAACCACAACAAAATCAGAGGGAACCACTGATGCAGAAACCAAAACAAATTCAGAGGGAACCACTTATGTAGAAAGCACAACAAAATCAGAAGGAACCACAAATACAGAAACGACAACAATATCTGAGCAAACAACAGATGAAGAAAGCACAACAAAATCAGAGGGAACTACTGATGCAGAAACCACAACAAAATCAGAGGGAACCACTGATACAGAAAGCACAACAAAATCAGAGGAAACCACAAATGCAGAAACGACAACAATATCTGAGCAGACAACAGATGAAGAAAGCACAACAAAATCAGAGGGAACTACTGATGCAGAAACCACAACAAAATCAGAGGAAACCACGAACGCAGAAACGACAACAAATTCCCAGTTAACCATTGATGAAGAAACCACAACAAATTCTGAGAGAACAACTGATACTGATAGCACATCAACATCTCCTAGAACTATGACTATAACAACTCCAAAACCATATAGTTTAGGTACAGATAATATAACTTGGCACCCAACTTCcactgaaaatataattatccaTACTGAGGATGGTTATAAAATTGCTGCAACTATAGAAGAATGTGAAATCGAAGAATATGGATTTGCTAATTTTACTACTG GTAAAATTGGTGAAGCTGTATTGATAGCATATTATGTGACTCAACATCCTGCTGTTCTCTAcaatcataatttattatacGCTCATTTCAATGGTTCTTCATCAAGTAACTTTACAGTGGTTTTCACAAGAATTG GCGAACCGATAACTACGACTACGACAGAAGCAACAACAACGACGCAATTCCTACCGACGCCCAGTGTAACCGACTCATATGAATTAGTTGTTCATTTAACTGGACTGGATCCATTTGAATACAGACATTTAGATGTATTGATCGCATTTAAGGAAATGATTGCAAGCATGGCTTGCGAGTATTGCcagaataataatattgaactGATAGATGCTATAAC TACAAACAACGTGAAAATTATAGGAATTTTACAATGTACCAATGGTTGGCCCACTTGTAATCCTTGTGTTGAAGTTAGATTCGCTTTGCCcataaatatgaaagaaaatattttttggaatggCTACCAATTAAATTCGACTCATCTCCAAATCATGTGGGAGagatattcacaaaaatatctCGGTATGGGTATAGCTTCGTGTGAAcaggaaaatataaataattggatTAAATGGAATATTGTTTGGATTTCATGTATTACAGGATTGATTCTGTTATTTCTACTGATACTAAGATATGCCTTTAACAAAATGGCCAAAAATGCTGC gAGATCCAACAGAGAGTTTAGTGATCAAACTCGGATTTCagcaaatgaagaaaaaacgtACGACATTGAATTAACTCAGCATTATCTACAAGACATGccaaaattatttgacaatgcATATTCGATGTACAATCCCGATGTTGGTGTATCAAATTTTGGATTTGACG attttGAGCCAGTGCACATAGAAAGCATTGTAAGTGACGATGAAGATGATGCAGAAGTAAGCTGTGCATAA
- the LOC130453170 gene encoding translation initiation factor eIF-2B subunit alpha encodes MLSMRFEIFYYHNVLNLIHYIQRYVLKYQIGFPIHIIEVNITMTKNTDIREYFCKIIKEDEDVSVGVAAIRSLMEIIKRSKSETVQELETNLKNAIQEMKNSNYTVAAINSGCELFLRFITLAALDTRDFEKCKTIMLDRGHLFINKLDEARGKIVKLAANFIEDGSKVLTHSRSRVVLQTLRKAYKQNKKFEVFVTISAPDNSGARMAKDLKSEGIPCTLILDSAIGYIMEQVNFIMVGAEGVVESGGIVNKVGSYTMAVCAKEMKKPFYVLTESFKFSRLYPLGQQDLPEEYKYTSEVRAKCNLKEKHPLVDYTPPSYITLLFTDLGILTPSAVSDELIKLYL; translated from the coding sequence ATGTTATCTATGAGGTTTGAGATATTTTATTACCATAATGTacttaatttaattcattatattCAACGTTATGTTTTGAAGTACCAAATTGGGTTTCCTATTCACATTATAGAAGTAAATATTACAATGACAAAGAATACAGATATTCGGgagtatttttgtaaaataattaaagaagatGAAGATGTTTCTGTTGGAGTAGCTGCAATTAGATCTTTAATGGAAATAATCAAGCGTTCAAAATCTGAAACAGTGCAAGAACTGgaaactaatttgaaaaatgctattcaagaaatgaaaaattcaaactaCACAGTTGCAGCTATCAATTCGGGTTGTGAACTGTTTTTACGTTTCATTACTTTAGCAGCTCTTGATACAAGAGATTTCGAAAAGTGTAAAACAATTATGTTGGATAGAGGACATCTTTTCATTAATAAGCTGGATGAAGCTAGaggtaaaattgttaaattggCAGCTAATTTCATAGAAGATGGTTCAAAAGTTTTAACACATTCGAGATCGCGGGTAGTATTGCAAACTCTGCGTAAAgcatataaacaaaataaaaaatttgaagtgTTTGTAACTATATCAGCCCCAGATAATAGTGGTGCACGAATGGCAAAAGATTTGAAATCAGAAGGTATTCCTTGTACCTTAATATTAGATTCAGCTATAGGCTATATTATGGAACAAGTTAATTTCATTATGGTAGGAGCTGAAGGTGTCGTGGAAAGTGGTGGTATAGTTAACAAAGTTGGTAGTTATACAATGGCAGTATGTgcaaaagaaatgaaaaaaccTTTTTATGTACTGActgaaagtttcaaattttcaagGCTGTACCCTTTAGGTCAACAGGATTTACCTGAAGAATATAAGTATACTTCTGAAGTGAGGGCAAAATGTAACttaaaagaaaaacatccaCTAGTTGATTATACTCCTCCTTCATACATAACACTTTTATTCACAGATCTAGGTATTTTAACACCATCTGCTGTAAGTGATGaacttataaaattatatttgtaa